TGGGGCTCGAGGCCAAGCAGATGCTGGGCCGCACCCCCGGCAACATCGTCGCCATCCGGCCGATGAAGGACGGCGTCATCGCCGACTTCGACACCACCCAGACGATGCTCAAGTACTTCATCGGCAAGGCCGCCAGCCGCCGGGCGCCCTTCCGCCCGCGGATCATCATCTCCATCCCCTCCGGCGTAACGGGCGTGGAGCGGCGGGCCGTGCAGGACGCCGCGCTGCAGGCCGGCGCGCGGGAGGCCCACGTCATCGAGGAGCCCATGGCCGCTGCCATCGGCGCCGGACTGCCCGTCGAGGAGCCCACCGGATCGATGGTGGTCGACATCGGCGGCGGCACCACCGAGGTGGCCATCATCTCGCTGGGCGGCCTCGTCACGGCCAAGTCGATCCGCGTGGCCGGCGACGAGCTGGATGAGGCCATCGTCCAATATGTGAAGCGCACCTACAACCTGCTGATCGGCGAGCGCACCGGCGAGGAGATCAAGATGGCCATCGGTTCCGCTTACCCCACGGGTCAGGAGGAGTCGATGGAGATCCGCGGGCGCGACCTCGTCACCGGGCTGCCCAG
Above is a genomic segment from Symbiobacterium terraclitae containing:
- a CDS encoding rod shape-determining protein, yielding MSFWQFFARDIGIDLGTANTLVYVKGRGIVIDEPSVVAVDRDQKSPLAVGLEAKQMLGRTPGNIVAIRPMKDGVIADFDTTQTMLKYFIGKAASRRAPFRPRIIISIPSGVTGVERRAVQDAALQAGAREAHVIEEPMAAAIGAGLPVEEPTGSMVVDIGGGTTEVAIISLGGLVTAKSIRVAGDELDEAIVQYVKRTYNLLIGERTGEEIKMAIGSAYPTGQEESMEIRGRDLVTGLPRTLRVTSEEIRKALSEPVSTILDAIKITLENTPPELAADIMDRGIVMTGGGALLKGLDLLISKETGMPVHVADEPLLCVVKGCGKCLDNLDILKRVARNS